TGGGAGCCGCTTGCCAACTCAAACTCATGCAGATATTTCTACCGCTTTCTAATGCGCTCTCTATCGCATCGGCTGCATTCGATGCCTGCGAATTCTTGTAGAGATAAATCAGAGATATGTGTCGTATGGCAATTAAAAATATGAGAATAAAAATAAGTATATAAAAAAGcgaaaaagtggtagggttaTAACGTAGTTAATCCGAGGAAACATGTGAAATCATATGTGTTTATCGTTGTTGGGCTCTTGCATTTGCTCTGGTGggttgtcggcacgtctggcgacaatattagaaTCAGGTTAAGCACTGGTCGTGGTTAAACTTATATATGTTCGCTCTGCAAATGGAAGtgtatgaagacgacgatgtgcaatgaacAGAACTATTGTGTGTTGcgctttaacacgaggcgtgatcagctgcggcgatagcataatgttttcgtgcagtggccggcgcagcttatctgttcgcgccgccctggGTTATACACTCAGTGgcgacattattcatttctgcaCCCTCTAGGTCAGGCATGCCACAAGTTTGTGGGTTAAGTTTCACCCTGTCAATTAGTTCTTtcgcactaaaataaaatagaacaaaTTAAAGAACAATGTTCGTGTCTGAGAAGTGAGAAGCAAAGAAGACTTCAATCCGCTGATCGGACGCATTCACGCCCTGAAGGCGAATGTGAAGTGTGCCCCTAAAATTTTTAGCGTTGCCCCGACGACGCCTTACGGCCGTTGATGCGATGTACACGTTATGGTTTGGACAGTTTTTCATTACATTTTTGTCGCATGCAGTGAAGCTTATTTTTTACGGTGTGCTATAACATGCCAACCTCATCTTTCTTACAATGACTTGCCGCTATAATACCCCGCTTGAAAGCTAATAAATAGAGGGAGCATTTGAGTGAACATTAATTTTTACGCGGTTAGACTTCCTGCCATTTTGTGCTGGAAATAATGCATGTATGCATACATATTCTATTGTGACCcatgcttttttctttcatgGCTTCCCACAGCGATGTCTCCAGTCCTTGGTTATTGGAACATAAGAGGCATGGTGCAGCCCATACGCAACCTGCTAGTGTACCAGGGCATCGAGTTCGAAGACAAGCGCTACAACTACGTTCCAGAGCCAGATTTCGACCGGGAAGAATGGTACGGGGAAAAGTTCTCCCTGGGCCTGAAGTTTCCCAACCTTCCGTACTATATCGACGACGACATCAAGATGATGCAGAGCGTCGCCATCATTCGCTATCTGGCTCGCCAGCACGACCTAGTTGCAAGGTACGTGGCGAAGTAGCTTGTGGTCATAACTTCTTACTGCCTCATCTAGACCGCGGATTGCGCCAGCGACAATTACAGGCTTTACACAAGATGTAGTCAAACCACAAGGCTCGACTGTCTTTGTTATTGGAGCAGGTAAAAGTCGAGCGCATTCCTTTGTAGTACAAAGACATCGCTTGTTTTATTTCACTTGGCGTAACTTTTATCTAAGCGGCTTTATTATTTTTCTGTGCtttgacgttgtggaccaaacagatgtagaaaaatttgtgataggtgtgaacgcgttcctgaaAGATTGCtatgcaaatctgtaattctgcgcatttgagtgtttctttttttagcgaagagaattgcacttgtgtctgtatatgtttccctccctgaaatgaccctcatgcagacggttaacagtatgaataaatgaataatcCATCCTTGAAGATAATATTTATATACAAATACTGTCGTTAGAATGGTGAAGCATAGCAGGATGAACATATCGCCAAGCAAAGAGGGACGCATACAGGAATGCACATATTTAGTATCACGTACAAATATTTAAGCAAAATGGCCGAAATGTTAATTTGTCACATAACTAGAAAGTCCATGAATAAAATGATTAATAAGAAAATCCCACTGAGACCCATTCCACTTATTCCACTGCTGAATTGTGGATGCAAAAAAACAATAAGGACTAAGGCAGTATTTAAAGCCATTCACATATCGTTATATTGCATGATGTAGAGTGGCTATCACGCCAGTTAGTTTATGCTCAAGAGCAGATAGACATAGAGGAGATGCAAGCTGTGATGACGGTATTTTTATTTACGGGCCTTTTGAGTGTGATGAAAACGTTGTCTCATTGCCCTGTGCACCTGCGATCTAACTTATAAGTATTCATCATTGTTAGGCATAAACCACGGTGGTACCCCTGGTATAAACATCGATTGCTTTCTTGTTACGGGAAGAATGCGTAAGGAAGAGAACCAAAGCGCATTCATGTACTAGTCGCATTAAGGATTTGTGCGCTTTTAACATGCCTTTTTTGTCCACAGTTTTAATGTCAAACCTAAACATATTAGAGTTGACCGAGGTCTGCAAAAGATAATACCCATATGGCTTTACAATTCTAGGCTACTTTTGAACTTGGCGCTAAGAAAACGGAACCCGTTACGAGCTCATAACATTGACCTTTAGAATGATGTGTGCATTGGAATTGAATCTCTATTTCTGTTAAAAAATAGTAGTCGTTTCCGCAAACTTCTTTTTTTATCAATTATAGCTCCCCTCCGAAAACTTGGGAAAATGTTGTTTAGAAGCAGTTGCTCCTTGAGGTTAGCTATACGTAGTATAACGATAGAGTACTTTGACCAGCCTGCCATCATGTTTTCACTACATTTATCAATAAACCTGATGGCGTCCTTATCAAAGGTAATAAACTGAAGCAAAACCAGAAatagcagaaataaaataaattttgtgCTCTTGATGACTGAGCTATCTATTTAAGGAGCTTGTTACGGCACATATGTCGAAAGCTTTCTCAACGTCGATAAAGGTGGCCCCAATCTGATGGGCCTAATGGGATTCTGATTCCTGGAATTGCGATCGTGACATATACAGCCGGATCATAATATATAGAACATATATTTGTGCTCGTGTTAATGACACAATTTTGAGATAAGGATGATCGCCATACAGGACAAGGACATTTGTTGCATTGTTTTATTCAAAGCACATAGACGTTATGGCAGCCATTATTCCTACACAAATCATCATTTCTTTCCGGTAATGCTTTGATGACAGCTAAAAACCGGCTTCTGCTTCGGGTCCTCTCATCGCGTCAGGAACCCTGCTTTTTAGAGCGAAGGCTCTACTTCCCGACAAAAGCAGTAGAAACCGGGCCACTGCTGAAGACTTTGCCTTGgctttgaatgaatgaattaaagaaatattgcCGTGACTTCACTGGCCACGGCATAATCCACCCATGGCCACGGCCATCAGCTTCTTTGGGGACTGCACGAGAGCCCTTTGAGGCCAGCGCAGCCTATCACGATTCCTGTTGAGCAGAAACACACTATCGCGCTGTctattgcacgtcgtcgtcttcacttGCATCTGAGGCGCTGACAGATCAGAGCAGATTAACCTAGAACTCAGTTTAACCTGAACCTAATGTCGCAAAGACGTGCCGTCGACCCAGCAAATGAAAactatgagccaaccaggctaaagaTATGCTTTCGCACTTCTACTCTGTTTAACTACGTTTGACATTGTAATAATTTAACTGGTTAGGAGTTATTCTTTTGTTGTGATTCATATTTATGCAACTGCTGCCTCCTCTTGCCTTCTGACACTACAATAACTTGACTGATTGTAATCTTGTGTTCGGGCAGTGTCCTGTATTCTGTGGTACTTACGATTTTAATTTCATATAATGCCCTGTTCACAATACTTCTGTTTTCAGCGCGTAAATAAAGGTGCAATGTGTTTTTTCAACGGCTTTTGTAGTTTAGAGATTGAAATGTTTCTCGCAAGGAGGCAAGGCCTTGTCAGGCGTACATGAAACGCCTTTTGTCTCGTCTTCCTTGGAAGAATATTCCCCTTTCAAACTTTCTTGCTCATGATGTGTACCTGCTTTCTAGCAAAAATAAAGTAAACTCTGAATTCCGAAAACGTTACCATGTGTTTCTCTTTTTTCATGTACCTGCGTCTCCCTTTGCACCTTTCCACCGcgtgtgctttcttgtgcagggACGAAGAAGAAACGCAGGAGTTGGACCAGCTGGAGCAGCACGTGCGTGACTTGGCGTGGAACCTGATTATGGCGGTCGCGTCGCCCAACTACGACGAGACTCGCCCCAAGTACGAACGGAGGATGGAGGGCATCCTTCAGCCCTGGGAAGAGCAGCTGCAGGAGAAGCTGTGGGTCCTCGGAGAGAGGCTCACATACGTGGAGTTCCTTCTCTACGAGGCCCTAGACTGGAACTACGAGCTGAATGCGAACGCGTTCGAGGGTTTTCAAATATTGACGGCTTACTTGAAGCCATTTGAGGAGCTACCAAACGTCGAGGAGTACCTCAACTCCGACAGATACAGCAAATATCCGATCCTGGGACCAATGATTCAATGGGGCTTCGAGAAGGAGTAGTTGCGACTGGCTTGCATGTGGCCTTTTTCGCTCTCCTTTACGTAAATGTGCATAACTGTCGTTGAAATATATTTTGGCGCAAGCCTATGGGTGCAGAAAAGTTGTTACTCTGATCTTTCTGGTTATGTAAGTATGAAAAGTCTTGCTACAAAAAAACAATAACTATGTCGCGGCATAGTTATTCGCACCAGCTAATAGATATTCTTCCTTAAATAAGTTTGTTTTCTATTAAGAATGGGTTAACTCTTTGCAAACTACCCTTCTTTGTTGTGCCTTGTCACTTCAGACTTTTGACCCACGAGATTTAGCACTATCGAAGCTACGCTAAGTTATTTCACTAAACAAACAACGGGAGTTGCTTTCTTCTAACGTAACTTGTTTAACGGCCTCACGATGCAAATTGTAAATTAAAACGGTATTCAGAGAACATAGACCAGTTCCTTAGGGGGCTTGAGAAATAAGCATAGGCATGTCTGAGAAGTGTCGCCTTCTCTCCTGATTTGGAACCGCACTCGGCATATCAACATAGAGTAAAGCCAAGAAGAGAAAGCAAAAGGAAAGTACAGAAAGTAATTCACAACATGAATGCAAAGCCATGGACAAAGCAACAAGCTTAGAACAACCGCACACAGGCAGAAGGGGAGCAGGATAATAGCGGTGGTTAATGATTACCAGCACAGAACTTTTACAGCGATGAAGCAGTGTGCTAAATACCTAGGCTAACTTTCTCACGCATTTTGTGCCTCAGGGGATAAATTTATTGGTGCTGTGCTGCGATCTCTGGAGATCATAACTACATTCCTGGTTTCCTCGACCGCGAAGCACGATACATCACGATTAGTTTACTTGCTTGCTTCCTTAAATGGTGCCTTTATGTTGATGCAGCCACAATAAAAGCAATTGGTGTGCAGACGTCTCAGGGAATTTTCTTCCGTGCATTCGTCCAAATGCAGAAGCGATTGGAAGGAAGAAAATTTGTTAGAAGCTGACAGATAGAAAACCTCGCATTGCGTATCCTatgtaaaaattaaaaattctgTGGAAATAATGTCCCTGTGCGATAAATTCAGCGATTGCCTGTCTCAGGTATTTGAGGATCGTATCTGCTTTCGCTGATGCTAAGTTTGTGTTAGATCAGGGTCGGCTAGTCCACATGCCTCCGTCTGACGTCTTTGCTGCTATACAGCCACGCCGATGCTTGCTTAGACCACGAAGCCTAAAAGCTTCATGTTGCCGCTGTCGACGGTCCATCTTACTTTTTATCAATATTTTCTACTACTCATGAACCGACTTCTCATTTgccttgtttttattttcttttcgctTGGATGAGCGGCGGGTTATAAAGTGTAGCAACTGAGGGTAAATACCTGACGAGAAGGGAAAAATGTCTGCCATTGTGGATGACTGAGCTCCCAACCCCATATATGTGGCTTAAACAGATCATTTTGTTCGTTTATTTGATTCctataaaacaaacaaacagaaagaCCTTTCGAAGAATGTTGTTTTTTTCAGTGGcaaagctttttctcttcttCGC
This portion of the Amblyomma americanum isolate KBUSLIRL-KWMA chromosome 10, ASM5285725v1, whole genome shotgun sequence genome encodes:
- the LOC144107174 gene encoding glutathione S-transferase Mu 1-like, translated to MSPVLGYWNIRGMVQPIRNLLVYQGIEFEDKRYNYVPEPDFDREEWYGEKFSLGLKFPNLPYYIDDDIKMMQSVAIIRYLARQHDLVARDEEETQELDQLEQHVRDLAWNLIMAVASPNYDETRPKYERRMEGILQPWEEQLQEKLWVLGERLTYVEFLLYEALDWNYELNANAFEGFQILTAYLKPFEELPNVEEYLNSDRYSKYPILGPMIQWGFEKE